The Sphingomonas naphthae nucleotide sequence CACGCTGCCGGCCGACGGATCGGCGTGGGTCGCGCCCTCGGCCGATGTGATCGGGGATGCGGTGCTGGGCGAAGGCGTGACGATCTGGTTCGGCGCGGTGATCCGCGCCGACAATACCCCGATCGTGATCGGCGCGCGCAGCAATGTGCAGGAAGGGGCGATGCTCCATTCCGATCCGGGGGTGCCGCTGACGGTGGGGCAGGGCGTCACCATCGGCCACCACGCCATCCTCCACGGCTGCACCGTGGGCGATAACGTGCTGGTCGGCATGGGCGCCACGATCCTGAACGGCGCGGTGATCGGCCGCGACAGCCTCGTCGGCGCGGGCGCTCTGGTGACGGAGGGCAAGACCTTCCCGCCCGGCAGCCTGATCGTCGGCGTGCCGGCGCAGGCGAAGCGCGATCTGTCGCCGGAGGCGATCGAGACGCTGAAGCTGTCGGCGGCGGGCTATGCGGCGCGGGGCCGGGTCTATGCGGCCGGGTTGAAGCGGATCGACGGCTGACCGCACCACGATGCGGCAAGAGATACATTAAAACACGGTAAATCGGCCCATCCGCCCTTGCGGATGCGGAACGAGCGGACCATTGCCGCCCCGTTCACCCCATTGAAACGCCAAGGAGGACCGTCCGCCGTGGACGAGGATATTCGCAAGGCCGCGCTCGATTATCACCGGCTGCCCCGCCCGGGTAAGCTCGCGATCGAGGCGACCAAGCGCATGGCGACCCAGCGCGATCTGGCGCTGGCCTATTCGCCCGGCGTCGCCGCCCCCTGCATCGAGATCGCCGCCGATCCCGACAAGGCGCTGGACTATACCGCGCGCGGCAACCTCGTCGCGGTGATCTCCAACGGCACGGCGGTGCTGGGCCTCGGCGCGATCGGCGCGCTCGCCTCCAAGCCGGTGATGGAGGGCAAGGCCGTTCTCTTCAAGAAGTTCGCCGATATCGATGTGTTCGATATCGAGGTGGACACGACCGACCCGGAGAAGTTCATCGAGGCGGTCGCGCTGCTGGAGCCGACCTTCGGCGGGATCAACCTTGAGGATATCAAGGCCCCCGAATGTTTCGAGATCGAGCGCCGCCTGCGCGAGCGAATGAACATCCCGGTCTTTCACGACGACCAGCATGGCACCGCGATCGTCGTGGCGGCGGCGGTGCGCAACGCTCTGGTGTTGCAGGGCAAGACGCTGGCGGAGGCTAAGTTGGTCACGTCCGGCGCGGGGGCGGCGGCGCTGGCCTGCGTCGATCTGCTCGTCACCATGGGCCTGCCGGTCGAGAGCGTGACGCTGACCGACAAGGACGGCGTGGTCCATGCCGGCCGCGATCCCTCGATGCCGCCGAACATGGCGCGTTATGCCCGGCCGACCGACGCGCGCAGCCTGCCCGAAGTGCTGCCCGGTGCCGACATCTTCCTCGGCCTCTCGGCGCCCGGCGTGCTGAAGGCGGAATGGCTGCCGCTGCTGGCGGAAAAGCCCGTGATCTTCGCGCTGGCCAACCCCGATCCCGAAATCCTGCCAGACGTGGTGAAGGCGGGGCGGCCGGATGCGATCGTCGCGACGGGACGCTCCGATTTCCCCAATCAGGTCAACAACGTCCTGTGCTTCCCCTTCATCTTCCGGGGTGCGCTGGATGCCGGCGCGACCGAGATCAACGAGGCGATGAAGGCCGCCGCCGCCGAGGCGATCGCGGCGCTCGCCCGCCTGCCCGCCGACGAGGCGGTGGCGTCGGCCTATGGCGGCCGCCCGCCCAGCTTCGGCGCGGACTATATCATCCCGGCGCCGTTCGATCCGCGCCTGATCCTGGAGGTCGCGCCGGCGGTGGCCAAGGCGGCGGCCGACAGCGGCGTGGCCCGCCGGCCGATCGCCGACATCGCGGCCTATCGCAAGACGCTGGAGCAACGCTCCTGGCGGTCGAGCCAGCTGATGATGCCGATCTTCTCGGCGGCGTCTGCCGCCCGCCCGCGCATTGCCTATGGCGAGGGCGAGGACGAGCGCGTGCTGCGCGCGATCCAGACGGTGCTGGACGAGGGGCTGGCCCAGCCGGTCATCGTCGCGCGGCGGGCGATCGTCGAGCAGCGCATCGCCGAACTCGGCCTGCGCTGGAAGCTGGATCAGGATGTCGAGATCGTCGATCCGGCCGCCGGCGGCCCGGTGCTGGCCGGGCTGGTCGAGCCCTATCAGCGCCTCGCCGCCCGGCGCGGCGTGACGGTGGAGGAGGCCGAACGGCAGATCTATCGCCGCCCGTCGATCACGGCGGCGATGCTGCTCAAGACCGGCCATGTCGATGGCGCGCTGGTCGGCGGCAAATCCGAATGGTGGGGGCAGATGCGCCTCATCCTGCCGATCATCAAGCGGGCCGAGGGCGTGAAGCGGGTCTATGCCATGTCGGCGCTGATCCTCGATGCCGGCGCGCTCTTCTTCGCCGACACGCATATGGTGCCCGATCCCAATGCCGAGCAGGTCGCGGAACTGACCCTGCTGGCGGCCAGCGAGATGCGCCGCTTCGGCGTCGAGCCGCAGGCGGCGTTGCTGTCGCATTCCAATTTCGGCGCGTCCGACACGCCGAGCGCGCGCAAGATGCGGGCGGCGCTGAAGCTGCTCCAGCGCGGCGGGGCGGATTTCCCGGTTGATGGCGAGATGCACGCCGACGCCGCGCTGTCCGATGCGCTGCGCAAGCGGCTGGTGCCGGATTCGCCGCTGACGGGCTCCGCCAATCTGCTGGTGATGCCCAATCTCGATGCCGCCAACATCACGCTGACGGCGCTCCGCGCGGCGGCGGGCGGCCTTGCGATCGGGCCGATCCTGCTCGGCCTGGAACAGCCGCTGCATGTGCTGGTGCCGACGACGACCGCGCGCGGCATCGTCAACCTCACCGCGATCGCGGCGGCCGATACGGTCCGGTAGGGCTCAGGTCCAGCCGCGCGCGCCGAGGCAGTGGGCGTGCAGGTCGCGCAGCGCGGCGGCGAGTTGTTCGGGCGTGTAGGGCTTGGGCAACACCGCCACGCACACGTCGCCCGACAGCTTCGCCCGAATGTCGCTCTCATCCTCCTCGCAGGCGAGGAGGAGCGGCAGATCGGCGTGGAGGGCGCGGACCTCGACCAGCAGGGTCTCGCCGCGCCGGTCGGAGAGCTGCTGGTCGATGAAGACCATGTCGTAGCGCCCCTGCGCCGAGCGGACCTTACCGAGTGCCTCGGCGACGGTGGCGGCCTGCTCCGTCGCAAAGCCCGCGCCTTGCAGAAATTCCACCGCCTGCAACCGCTCGACCGGCCGCGCCGCGACGACCAGCACCCGCCCGGTGCGGCCGGCATCGAGTTGGTCGCGGATCTTGCGGCCGAGCGCCGCATAGGTGAAGGGCTTGGCGATCATCTCCACGCCCGCATCGAGCCGCCCGCCATGGCTGATCGCGTCGCGGGTGTAGCCAGACGTATAGAGCACGCGCAGGCGCGGTTGCAGCTTGCGTGCGGCCTCGGCCAGTTCGCTGCCCGACATGCCGGGCATCACGACATCGGTGAACAGCAGGTCGATCGGCTCTTCCTGCCGTTCCAGCAGGCGCAGCGCCGAGGGGCCGTCATGCGCCTCCAGCACGCGATAGCCCAGGTCGCGCAGGCTCTCGACGGTATAGGCGCGCACATCGTCGTCATCCTCGACGGCGAGGATCGTCTCGTAGCGCTGGCTCACCTCGATATCGGGCGGGGGCGCCGCCTCGATCTCGATATCGGCGTCGGCCATCAGGCGGGGGAGGTAGATCTTGACGGTCGTGCCGACGCCCAGTTCCGAATAGACCTTCACATGGCCGCCGGACTGTTTGACGAAGCCATAGACCATCGACAGGCCGAGCCCCGTGCCGCGCCCCACCTCCTTGGTGGTGAAGAAGGGCTCGAACACATGGGCCATCGTCTCGCGGCTCATGCCCTCGCCCGTGTCGGTCACGGCGATCACGACATATTGCCCGGGGGCCACCTCCACCTGCGAGGCGGTATAGGCTTCGTCGAGCCGGGCGTTGGCGGTCTCGATCACCAGCTGGCCGCCGCCCGGCATGGCGTCGCGCGCGTTGACCGCGAGGTTGAGGATCGCGTTTTCCAGCTGGTTGGGATCGGCCTCGATCCGCCACAGGCCGGGCGCCGTGATGATTTCCAGCCGCACCGTTTCGCCGAGCGAGCGGGCGACCAGTTCGGACATGCCCTGCACCAGCCGGTCGACATCCAGCGCGCGCGGCGCGAGCGGCTGGCGGCGCGAGAAGGCGAGCAGGCGCTGGGTGAGCGAAGCCGCCCGCTCGGCGCCCTTCATCGCATTGGCCAGCGCCCGGCGCGAGCGCGCCTCGGTGACGCCGGCATTGTCGAGCGCGCGGCCGGCCATGTCGATATTGCCGGTCACCACGGTCAGCAGATTGTTGAAATCATGCGCGATACCGCCGGTGAGCTGGCCCACCGCCTCCATCTTCTGCGATTGGCGCAGCGCCTCCTGCATCTGCTCCAGAGCGCGCTGGGCGTCGCGCTCGGGGGTGATGTCGCGGCCGACGCCGTGGAGCAAATCGGCGTGCGGCACCGCCGTCCACGACAGCCAGCGATAGTCGCCGTCCTTGTGGCGGTATCGGTTGGCGAAGCGCAGGGTGCGGTGGCCGGCCTCCAACTGGTCCATCTCGGCCGAGGTGGCGGCGATGTCGTCGTCGTGGACCAGATCGAGCAGCTGGCTGCCGACCAGTTCCTGTTCGGTCCAGCCGAGCATCTCGGTCCAGGCCGGATTGACCGCGTGAATGATGCCGGCGAAATCGGCGACGAGCATGATGTCGGTCGAGAGGCGCCAGATGCGGTCGCGCTCCGCGGTGCGCTGGGCGACCCTCTGCTCCAGCGTCTCGTTGAGGATGCGCAACTGCTCCTCGATCCGGCGGCGTTCGGTGATGTCGTACACGACGCCCGCGAAGCGGCGGCGGTCGCGATGCGGATCGCTCACCGCCTGGCCGTTGCGGGCGATCCACCGCTCCTCGCCGGTGTCGGCCCGGCGGATGCGATATTCGGTGTAGCCGAGCGAATCCTCGTCCAGTTCGGCCTGCATCGAGCGGAGCTGGGTGCGATCCTCCTCCAGCACGGCGTCGGCCGCCTGCTCCATCGTGATCTCGGCCGTCAGCGGGATGCCCCACAGGCGGCAGAATTCGTCGGTGATGGCCATGCGGCGCGTGACGGGATCGAATTCGAACGAGCCGACGTGGCCCGCCTCCTGCGCGATCCGCAGCCGTTCCTGCGCCTGGACGAGTTCGGTCACCTCATAGCCGTTCACGAAGATACCGGAGACGGCCCCATCCTCGTCGCGGATCGGCTGATAGGCGTAATCGAGATAGGCCAGCTCCGGCTCGGCACCGGGATCGCGCTGGATCAGCAGCGGCACCTGCCGCCCCGAATGCGCCTCGCCGGTGGCGTAGACCTGATCGAGAATGGCGACGAAGCCCTGTCCGCGCACCTCGGGCAGCGCCTGCAACAGCGGCTGGCCGACGATCGGGCGGTGGCCGACGAGCTGCATGTAAGCGGCGTTCGCGCTGTCGATGACATGATCGGGGCCGGAGAGGATCGCGGCGAAGCCGGGCGCCTGATCGAACATGCGGCGGATGCGCTCGCCCTCGCCGGCGATGCGCTGTTCGGCGCGGACCTTGGCGGTCGTCTCGACGACGATGCAGATCACGCCGATGACCCGGCCCTCGTCGTCGATGGCGGGGGAGTAATCGAGCGTCATCCAGCCGACCGACGGCCCCTGGCCGGCGCGATCGAGGCTGAGTTCCTGATCCTCGTAACTGAGCGTGCCGCCCTCGTGATAGACCGACTTCATCACATGGGCGTTGAAGTCGGCGACTTCGTCCCAGCCCTCCAGCACCTTCGATCCCAGCAGTTGTGGATGGCGCGTGCCGGCGAACGCGGCATAGGCATCGTTGTAGATCATGATCCCGTCCGGCCCCCACAGGGTGACGAACGGCATCGGCGCGCGCAGGATATAAGCGATGTTGGCGCGCAGGGCCGGCGGCCAGCCCTCGATCGGCCCGATCGATGTCGCGGCCCAGTCATGGCGCGCGATCAGCCCGGCAAGTTCGCCCTTCCCGGTGAGGAACGGGTAGAGCGGGTCGGCCGGGTCGCTCATCCGCGACCGCTCCTGCGGGGTTTCGAAGCGGGGCGGGGATCAAGGGAACGCGGCATCGTGGCCCTGAACGCGAGTGATCGAGGAGGTTTCCCTAACCGAGCCGATCCGGGCCGTCATCCGCCGACTTGATCCATGCCAACTTTTGCGCCGAGCCTTTACCGCTCCATCAGGCGCGGCATCAGCTCGACGAAATTGCAGGGGCGGTGGCGATTGTCGAGCTGGGACAGGAGGATGTCGTCCCACCCGTCCTTCACCGCGCCTGTCGAGCCAGGTAGCGCGAAGAGATAGGTGCCGCGCGCCACCCCGGCGGTGGCGCGGGACTGGATGGTCGAGGTGCCGATCTTGGCATAGCTGAGCCAGCGGAAGAGTTCGCCGAAGCCGGGGATCTCCTTGTCCCACACCCGCGCGAACGCCTCGGGCGTCACGTCGCGGCCGGTGACTCCGGTGCCGCCGGTGGTGATGATGCAGTCCACCGCCGGATCGTCGATCCAGCCGGTCAGCGTGGCCGCGATCGTCGGCACGTCGTCGCGCACGATGGCGCGGTCGGCCAGGATGTGACCGGCGTCCGTGATCCGCGCCGCCAGCGTGTCGCCCGATCGGTCGTCAGCGAGCGTGCGGGTGTCGGAGACCGTGAGGATCGCGATGCGGACGGGGAGGAAGGCCCGCGTCTCGTCGAGCGGCATCAGTCGGTGCCCGTCGCGGTCCCGTCCGCCTCGATGCGCAGCGCGGTCTTGCCCGGCAGGCCGGGGAAACGCGGCCACAGCCCCTGCGTCAGCGCGGTCGCGCTCGCCGCCGCGACGCCCGCCTGCTGCTGGTACATCCAGTAATTGCGCATCACCGTGGTCACATAGCCGCGCGTCTCGGCATAGGGGATGCTCTCGATATAGAGCAAAGGATCGTTCTGGGCGCGGCTGTTGGCGTTCCACACCGGGATGCGGCCGGGGCCGGCGTTGTAGGCGGCGATCACCTTGGGCAGCAGCCCGCCCGTGCCGCCGCGATCGGCGATGTCCTGAAGGTAATATTGGCCATATTCAAAGGCGAAGGCCGGGTCGTTGAGGCGGCTGGGGTCGCTCGCCGCCTCGCCGCGCTTTTTGGCGATCAGGCGGGCGGTGCCGGGCATCAGCTGCATCAGCCCGCGCGCGCCGGCCGGGCTGACGGCATCGGCGCGGAACTGCGATTCCTGAAGCGCGTGGGCGAACAGGAGCGCCTTGTCGACCCGCCAGCCCGACACCGGCGCCCAGGCCGGCGCCGGGTAGCGCGCGGCGGCGGTGAGCGTCGCGCCCGAGGGGCCGTTCTGCGCCAGCCACACCTGCGTCGCGGGCAGTTGCAGCTTGGCGGCGAGCGCGAGGAGCTGGCCGTGATCGGCCGCCGCGCCGATCCGCGCCTGCTGGCGGACGAGCTGGTCGGCGAGCGCGGTCTCGCCGATCTCGCCCAGCGCCTCGGCGGTGCGGACGTTCGGCAGCGAGGCGATGCGCTGGGTGTCGGCGAGGCGGAGCGCGGTCGCGGTGTCGGCGGCGGGGCGGGCGAGGCCGAGCGATTCGGCGGCGAGCATGCCGTAGAAGGTCTCGGTCAGGCGCGCGGCGCTGCGCAGGCGGGCCTGCACCTTCTCGGGCCGCTGGCAGGCGGTGTCGGCGCGGGCGGCCCAATAGAGGCCGGCGGCCATCGTCTCGGCATCGCGCGCATGGCTGGCGACGGCGGAGAAAGCGTCCCCGGCGGCGGCGCAGTCGCGGCTGCGCCACGCGGCGAGGCCGGCGACCCAATCGGCCTGCGCCAGCCATTCGCCGGTGCCGCCCCGTGCGAGCGTCGCGACCCGGCGCGCGGCGGCATCGTCGCCGACCTGATACCAGGCCCAGGCGACGCGCTGGCGCCATTCGGTCAGCGCCTCGGCGGTGAGCGATCCGGCGGCGCCCTCGACGAGCGCCTCGGCGGCGGCGGGCTGGTCCTGCTTGAGCAGCGGCGTGACGGTGGCCGAGAGCCGCGCGGCGGCGGCATCGCTGCGGGTGGGGCTGGCACCGACCCGCTTGGAGGCGCCGGCGTAGCGCACGAAATCATGCTGGGCGGGCAGTGCCGGCAGGCCGGTCGCGCCGCGCGACGCGGCCAGCTTGAGGAGCGCGGGGGCCTGCGGCAGTTCGGGCGCGCGGGTGAGGGTGGCGGTGATCGCGGATACTTCGGCCTTGGGCGAGCCTTTGGCGAGGATCAGCTCGGCGCGGGCGACGGCGCTCAGAGGGCCATCGGGGCGGGCCTCCAGACCGGCGGCGGCGCTGGTCCAATCCTTCGCGCGGATCGCGGCGAAGATGGCGCGGTAGGCGGTCTTTTCCTCGGCGGTCAGGATCGTCGCCGGCGTGACGGTGGCCAGCGCGGTCGGCGCGGCGGAGAGCGTGGTCGGCACGCCCGCCGCATCGGGCGCGGCGAGCGCGGGGGCGGCCGCGAGGCCCAGCGTAAGGGCCCAAGATGAGAAGACAGGGCTCAGGCGGATCATGCGAAATCTTCCGTCAACAGCAGGAGGTCGGCCCAGGCGGCGGCCTTGGCGGCGGCGCGCCAGGCGGGCGTGGGCAGATGGGTGGCGACGGCGGGCACGCCGCCGATATCGTGGAGCCGGCCGCGCGCCTGCACCACGTCGAGCCCGGTCAGCGCCTCGACCGGGCCCTTGCCCAGCAGCAACAGACGGCGCGGCGCGGCGAGCGCGATATGGTGAAGGGCGATCTCGGCGAGGCGTGCGGCGTGCGCCTTGTCGGCGATGCCGCCGGCGGGGCGGGCCGGCCAGATCGAGGCGAGGTAGGCCGACTGGCGATCACGGCCGATCGCGGCGAGCATCCGATCGAACAGCAGCCCGGCCTCGCCCGAGAAGAGCGCGCCGGCGGCGGCATCGGCGCTGTCGGGCATGTCGATCAGCAGCATCAGGCCGGATGCTGCATCACCCGATGGCGCGACCCGCTGGGCCGGGGCACCGGGCAGGCTGGTGTCGCTCGTCCACCATTCATGGAAGGCGGCAAGGTCCGTCGGTAGGGCGGCCGGCGCCGGTGCCGCGGGGGCGGCTTCGGCGGCGGGCACGGGCTCGCGCGGGCGAACCGGCGCGAACCAATCGCGCACGTCCTCCTCCACCAGCGTATCGACGCCGGCCAGCTCCCACCAATGCAAGGCGCTGTGCAGCACCGATTTCGAATACACGACGTGATTGCCCCGCGCGCGAACCCCTGCCTATAGAGGGGTCAAAGCGCGGCGTTTCGTCAATCGAATGGCTCGGCCCCAAAGGCAGGCCGTTCGATCCACGCGACGACCGGAGGATCGAGGGAAAGAGAGAGCAGAATGTCCGATCGCGAAAGCATGACCTATGACGTGGTGATCGTCGGCGCGGGGCCGGCGGGTCTTTCGGCGGCGATCCGGCTGAAGCAGATCAACCCCGATCTCGGCGTGTGCGTGCTGGAAAAGGGCTCCGAAGTCGGCGCGCACATCCTGTCGGGCGCGGTGATCGACCCCAAGGCGCTCGACGAACTGCTGCCCGACTGGCGCGATCTGGACAGCCCGCTGACCGTGCCGGTGACGGACAACCAGCATTGGGTGCTGACGCCGACCAAGAAATACCCGCTGCCGCATTTCGCGATGCCGCCCTTCATGAACAACAAGGGCACCTACACGGTCAGCCTGGGCAATCTGTGCCGCTGGCTGGCGGGGCAGGCGGAGAATCTCGGCGTCGAAATCTTCCCCGGCTTCGCGGCCGCCGAAATCCTCTGGAACGACGACGGTTCGGTGAAGGGCGTCGCCACCGGCGACATGGGCGTGGCGCGCGACGGCGAGTTCAAGCCCGATCACATGCCCGGCATGGAACTCCATGCGAAATATACCTTCTTCGCCGAGGGTGTGCGCGGCCATCTGTCGAAGGAGCTGATCGCGCTGCATGGCCTGGCGGCGGACAGCCAGCCGCAGGTCTATGGCCTGGGCATCAAGGAATTGTGGGACATCGATCCCGAAAAGCATGTCCCCGGCCGGGTGATCCACACGCAGGGCTGGCCGCTCGACGATGCGGTCGGCGGCGGCTTCCTCTACCATCAGGCCAATAATCAGGTGGCGCTCGGCTTCGTCACCGGGCTCGGCTACAAGAACCCCTACATCTCGCCGTTCGAGGAATTCCAGCGCTGGAAGCAGCACCCGGAGATCCGCGCGATCATCGAGGGCGGGCGCCGCGTCTCCTATGGCGCGCGGGCGATCAACGAGGGGGGGTATCAGGCGATCCCCAAGCTCACCTTCGCGGGCGGCGCGCTGATCGGCTGTTCGGCGGGCTTCGTCAACGTGCCGCGCATCAAGGGCACGCATACCGCGATGAAATCGGGGATGCTGGCGGCCGAAGCGGCGGCGGAGGCGATCGCGGCGGGCCGCGAGGCGGACGAGCTGGTCGCCTATGGCGAGGCGCTCCATGCGAGCTGGATCGTCAAGGAACTCAAGACGGTGCGCAATGCCGAGCCGGCGCTCGCGAAATTCGGCGCACTGGCCGGCACGCTCTATGCCGGGTTCGACATGTGGGCGCACCATATCGGCATCACGCTGCCGTGGACCTTCAAGCATCACCGCGACAATGAGGGGATGTGGCGCAAGGACATGGTCAAGCCGATCGACTATCCCAAGCCCGACGGGAAGATCAGCTTCGACCGCCTCTCATCGGTGTTCCTGTCGAACACCAATCATGAGGAGGATCAGCCGGTCCATCTGACCCTGAAGGACGCGTCGGTGCCGGTCGACGTGAACCTCGCGCTCTACGACGCGCCCGAGCAGCGTTACTGCCCGGCGGGCGTGTACGAGATCGTCGGGCAGGAGGTGGACGAGCCGCGCCTCCAGATCAACGCGCAGAATTGCGTCCACTGCAAGACCTGCGACATCAAGGATCCCACCCAGAACATCCGCTGGGTCGTGCCCGAGGGCGGGGGTGGACCGAACTATCCCAATATGTGAGGGTCGCGCCGCCTTGGGCCCGTCCGGTCCGGGGCGTGTGAAGGAGCGAGAATGCCGGTCAAGAGCCTGACGATCGCGATGGCCCTCGTCGTGCCGGGGCTGATGGCGCCGGCGCAGGCGGCCAACGCCACCGTCGATGCCTCGTCGGTCGCGGCGTCCGCCTATGTGCGGGCGCGCGCCGCCGACGTGCGGGGCGAGTTGCAGGCATCGGCGGCGGGCTATGCCGCCGCGCTCGCGATGGCGCCGGGCGAGGAGGATATCGCGCTGCGTGCCTATCGCGCCGCCATCGCCGCCGGCGACAAGGCGCTGGCGCTGCGCGCGCTCAAGACGCTCGACGCCGCCGGCAAGATGCCCGCCGACGGTCGTGTGTTGATCCTGGCGGATGCCGTGACCAATCGCGACTGGGTGACGGCCAACGTCGCGGCGAATCTGCTGGAGAAGGAGGTTTTCTCGCTCGTCCTGCCGGTGGTCCGCGCATGGATCGTTTATGGATCGAAGCAGGGCGATCCGCTCGCCTTGCTGGGGCCGCTGCCGGCGGTGCCCGATCCCTCCTCGCTGTCGGAAAATCCCAAGGCGGCGCCCACCAATGTCGTGCCCGCGCAGCAGACGCCGACGCCCTACGCCCCCGAACATCGCGCGGCGATGTTGCTGGCGATGGGCAAGCTGGACGAGGGCGTGGCGCTGGTGCGCGAGTTGCAGGCGGCCGGCCTGCCGGTGCGCATCCGCCTGCTCGCCGCCTCGGCGCTGGCGCGCAAGGGCCGCCGTGACGAGGCGCTTGCGCTGGTGGCGGGCGACGAGCCGGCGATGGCCGCCGCGCGCGCCCGCATCGCGGCGGGGCAGGCGCTGCTGCCGCCCACCTATACCGCCGCCGACGGCATCGCCGATCTGCTCGCGCGCATGGCCGCCGACGTGAACCGCCAGCGGGTGACGCCGGTGTCGATCGCGCTCGCCCGCATCGCCACCTTCGCCGCGCCGGCCAACGCCATCACCTGGCTCACGGCGAGCGAAGTGCTCAACCAGGCCGGCCGGCCGCAGGCGGCGCTGGCCGCGCTCGGCAACGTGCGGCCGGACGACGTGTTCGCCGATACGGTGGCCGCGCTCCGCCTGCGGCTGATGGTCGCGACCGACGACAAGGCGGGCGCGTTGGCGACGGCGCAGGCGCGCGTCGTCCAGCGGCAGGCGACGACCGACGACTGGCTGAGCCTGGGCGATCTTTATTCCGAACTGGAGCGCCATCGCGAGGCGGCCGACGCTTACACCAAGGC carries:
- a CDS encoding electron transfer flavoprotein-ubiquinone oxidoreductase, with product MSDRESMTYDVVIVGAGPAGLSAAIRLKQINPDLGVCVLEKGSEVGAHILSGAVIDPKALDELLPDWRDLDSPLTVPVTDNQHWVLTPTKKYPLPHFAMPPFMNNKGTYTVSLGNLCRWLAGQAENLGVEIFPGFAAAEILWNDDGSVKGVATGDMGVARDGEFKPDHMPGMELHAKYTFFAEGVRGHLSKELIALHGLAADSQPQVYGLGIKELWDIDPEKHVPGRVIHTQGWPLDDAVGGGFLYHQANNQVALGFVTGLGYKNPYISPFEEFQRWKQHPEIRAIIEGGRRVSYGARAINEGGYQAIPKLTFAGGALIGCSAGFVNVPRIKGTHTAMKSGMLAAEAAAEAIAAGREADELVAYGEALHASWIVKELKTVRNAEPALAKFGALAGTLYAGFDMWAHHIGITLPWTFKHHRDNEGMWRKDMVKPIDYPKPDGKISFDRLSSVFLSNTNHEEDQPVHLTLKDASVPVDVNLALYDAPEQRYCPAGVYEIVGQEVDEPRLQINAQNCVHCKTCDIKDPTQNIRWVVPEGGGGPNYPNM
- a CDS encoding tetratricopeptide repeat protein → MPVKSLTIAMALVVPGLMAPAQAANATVDASSVAASAYVRARAADVRGELQASAAGYAAALAMAPGEEDIALRAYRAAIAAGDKALALRALKTLDAAGKMPADGRVLILADAVTNRDWVTANVAANLLEKEVFSLVLPVVRAWIVYGSKQGDPLALLGPLPAVPDPSSLSENPKAAPTNVVPAQQTPTPYAPEHRAAMLLAMGKLDEGVALVRELQAAGLPVRIRLLAASALARKGRRDEALALVAGDEPAMAAARARIAAGQALLPPTYTAADGIADLLARMAADVNRQRVTPVSIALARIATFAAPANAITWLTASEVLNQAGRPQAALAALGNVRPDDVFADTVAALRLRLMVATDDKAGALATAQARVVQRQATTDDWLSLGDLYSELERHREAADAYTKALGLAEGQGRQGDDLWPILLLQGGALDRAGDWAGGKAALSRALALAPEQAVVLNYLGYAQLEKRENVTEARKMVERASALRPDDPSITDSLGWSYYLTGDLPRAIDALEKAAKGDPAQSTINEHLGDAYWRAGRRYEARYSWHAALIVAEEASAKRLREKIDTGLTTQTAAP